In the genome of Dermacentor silvarum isolate Dsil-2018 chromosome 1, BIME_Dsil_1.4, whole genome shotgun sequence, one region contains:
- the LOC125942454 gene encoding alpha-(1,3)-fucosyltransferase 7-like: protein MFNRFDDERNRELKIYVASRRLIRYLISAPKLPRRTGAWRLHCMQPLCTQHSVHHRPEVQRAPTMAEHNDELAEEVPLQPLNVNDPADDEAAALPNGTVPAIHLHIPPVIRMWKRYKKRIIWFGLGVLLVVFLLGMSFLIRSFRGQGFHVRGRPSRTPQAPVSVPSSPPQLPWRSRVDPNRVPRILLWNPPKDLVMAAANNSSLTVSVCSKKGSEQYRQCAVTRSRDNATDSDAVVFHSDALKAEDLPFSRSANQVWVFWAPNRLPLGGSSYANKISAAVLLSVEKAFNWSMGHRDDADVHIPYKHWRCSGPANNYRTKKARQNKIEAMSKRKDAAWIVGACEHERIRKEMPKPLPAKVAARIPVSLLMDCGSAFCHSGPQCVQHVAENYHFIFVSTSPDCFESAEELIYDAFQYDVVPVVFVSPNTTLLLPENSFVNAAYFREPGQLASLLRSLLDNRGAYESYFAWKRNCSVTSLDSDLCALCSALYEEPVRKGARLDILEWLQGRTLCARHHFALDSFFVAESEMPL, encoded by the exons ATGTTCAATCGCTTTGATGATGAAAGGAATCGTGAACTCAAGATTTATGTCGCCTCAAGAAGGCTTATCAGATACTTAATTTCGGCGCCAAAGCTTCCGCGCCGAACGGGAGCTTGGAGACTTCACTGCATGCAGCCACTGTGCACGCAACACAGCGTTCACCACAGACCCGAAGTGCAAAGAGC CCCAACAATGGCCGAGCATAATGACGAGCTAGCAGAAGAGGTTCCGCTTCAGCCACTGAATGTGAATGATCCTGCGGACGACGAAGCAGCTGCTCTACCAAATGGCACTGTTCCTGCGATTCATCTACATATTCCGCCGGTGATCAGAATGTGGAAACGTTACAAGAAGCGCATAATATGGTTTGGTTTGGGAGTGTTACTCGTGGTATTCCTCCTTGGCATGTCTTTTCTCATTAGATCCTTTCGGGGCCAAGGGTTCCATGTTAGAGGCAGACCGAGCAGGACACCGCAGGCCCCTGTGTCTGTGCCGAGTTCGCCACCCCAGCTACCGTGGAGAAGCCGCGTGGATCCCAACCGCGTGCCTCGCATACTACTATGGAACCCTCCAAAGGACCTCGTAATGGCAGCGGCGAACAACAGCAGTTTGACCGTCAGTGTATGCTCCAAGAAGGGGAGCGAACAGTATCGACAGTGCGCAGTAACACGGAGCCGGGATAATGCTACAGACAGTGACGCTGTCGTGTTCCACAGCGATGCCTTAAAGGCGGAAGACCTGCCCTTTAGCCGTTCTGCAAATCAAGTTTGGGTTTTTTGGGCACCTAACCGCTTGCCGCTTGGTGGTTCGAGCTATGCAAACaagatttcggcagcggtgctgTTGTCAGTGGAAAAGGCTTTCAACTGGTCAATGGGCCACCGGGATGATGCGGATGTTCACATTCCGTACAAGCATTGGCGTTGCAGCGGCCCCGCCAACAATTACCGAACTAAAAAGGCGCGACAGAACAAGATTGAGGCCATGTCGAAGCGCAAGGACGCCGCCTGGATAGTGGGCGCGTGTGAGCACGAGCGCATCCGGAAAGAAATGCCAAAACCGCTCCCAGCGAAGGTAGCAGCACGAATCCCCGTCAGCCTCCTCATGGACTGCGGATCAGCATTCTGTCATTCGGGTCCGCAGTGTGTCCAGCACGTAGCGGAGAACTACCATTTTATCTTTGTCTCCACATCGCCCGATTGTTTCGAAAGCGCGGAGGAACTCATTTATGACGCATTTCAGTACGACGTTGTCCCCGTGGTCTTCGTATCACCGAACACCACTTTACTCCTGCCAGAAAACTCTTTCGTGAACGCGGCCTATTTTCGCGAACCGGGACAGTTGGCTAGTCTACTGCGCTCTCTTCTGGACAACCGCGGCGCGTACGAGAGCTATTTCGCATGGAAGCGAAACTGCTCCGTGACTTCTCTAGACAGTGACTTGTGTGCCCTCTGCAGCGCTCTCTATGAGGAACCAGTGCGAAAGGGAGCGCGACTGGACATACTGGAATGGCTGCAAGGCCGTACCTTGTGCGCAAGACATCACTTTGCTTTGGACTCGTTCTTTGTAGCTGAAAGTGAAATGCCCCTGTAA